The Halanaerobiales bacterium genome window below encodes:
- a CDS encoding fumarate hydratase: MRTIEAKTISEKICEMAKDANYNLNSEMINSFKIARENEDSDLAKEILSQLIENAEIASDDQIPICQDTGFGVVFLEIGNDVHIKGDIYKAVNEGIRRGYKEGYLRKSIVEDPIKRINTNDNTPAVIHTKFVSGDKLKITFAPKGGGSENMSKIKMLKPADGVEGIKKFVIKTIKEAGANPCPPIIVGVGIGGTFEKVAYLAKKALIRDINDSHPDKHIANLEKELLTEINELGIGPQGFGGKTTALAVKIEKFPCHIASLPVAVNINCHANRHKEIII; encoded by the coding sequence ATGAGAACAATAGAAGCTAAAACAATCAGTGAAAAAATATGTGAAATGGCCAAAGATGCAAATTATAATTTGAATTCAGAGATGATTAATTCATTTAAAATTGCTCGCGAAAACGAAGATTCTGACCTGGCAAAGGAAATACTTTCACAATTAATTGAAAATGCTGAAATAGCTTCTGATGATCAAATTCCAATATGTCAGGATACTGGTTTTGGAGTTGTTTTTTTAGAGATTGGGAATGATGTACATATTAAGGGAGATATATATAAAGCAGTAAATGAAGGGATTCGCAGAGGATATAAAGAAGGATATTTAAGAAAATCTATAGTCGAAGATCCTATAAAAAGAATAAATACCAATGATAATACTCCAGCTGTAATTCACACTAAATTCGTTTCAGGAGATAAATTGAAAATCACATTTGCTCCTAAAGGTGGAGGAAGTGAAAATATGAGTAAAATCAAAATGTTAAAACCTGCTGATGGAGTAGAAGGAATAAAAAAATTTGTGATAAAAACTATTAAAGAGGCTGGAGCTAATCCCTGTCCTCCAATTATAGTTGGAGTTGGCATAGGAGGCACTTTTGAAAAAGTTGCTTATTTGGCCAAAAAGGCACTTATTAGAGATATAAATGACAGTCATCCAGATAAACATATTGCAAACCTTGAAAAAGAACTATTAACTGAAATAAATGAATTGGGAATTGGTCCTCAGGGATTTGGTGGAAAAACAACAGCTTTAGCTGTAAAAATCGAAAAATTTCCCTGTCATATTGCTTCCTTACCTGTTGCTGTAAATATTAATTGCCATGCAAATCGTCATAAAGAAATAATTATTTAG
- a CDS encoding thiamine diphosphokinase — translation MSEIAIIALNGEFDTEPADYKRMFNEIEGSYIAADGGALLLKKLNIKPDLIIGDLDSLNQSTLADFKKNNIKIKKYSSDKNETDGELAVNYCINNNYDKIILTFALGGRCDQQLANVFLLEYAQENGINAIIKEGEKEIGLVNKEKIIKNKIDWGLSLIPIDSEVEDVNISGCKYNLSSYNLKRSKSRGISNLITNKKVKISHGKGNLLYILNKNMHSSC, via the coding sequence ATGTCTGAAATTGCAATTATTGCTTTAAATGGAGAATTTGATACTGAGCCTGCAGATTATAAGAGAATGTTTAATGAAATTGAAGGCAGTTATATTGCTGCTGATGGGGGAGCTCTTCTTTTAAAAAAATTAAATATAAAACCAGATTTAATTATTGGTGACCTTGATTCCTTAAATCAATCAACCCTTGCTGATTTCAAAAAAAACAATATAAAAATAAAAAAATATTCAAGTGATAAAAACGAAACTGATGGTGAATTAGCGGTAAATTATTGTATAAATAATAATTATGATAAAATAATTTTAACTTTTGCTTTAGGAGGAAGATGTGATCAGCAACTAGCAAATGTTTTTTTATTGGAATATGCTCAGGAAAATGGAATTAATGCTATTATAAAAGAAGGCGAAAAAGAGATAGGATTAGTAAATAAAGAAAAAATTATTAAAAATAAAATTGATTGGGGCTTATCACTTATTCCAATAGACAGCGAAGTAGAAGATGTAAATATTTCAGGATGTAAATATAATCTCAGTTCTTATAATTTAAAAAGAAGCAAAAGTCGCGGTATAAGTAATTTAATAACAAATAAAAAAGTAAAAATATCTCATGGAAAAGGTAATTTATTATATATTTTAAATAAAAATATGCATTCCTCCTGTTAA
- a CDS encoding malic enzyme-like NAD(P)-binding protein, protein MSIDDKALELHKKNRGKISVESKVNLNNKEDLSLAYTPGVAEPCREIEKNSEKVYEYTAKGNLVAVVSSGTAVLGLGDIGPEAALPVMEGKAVLFKKFAGIDAFPLCVGSKKVDDIVNFVKLLEPTFAGINLEDISAPKCFKIEERLKKETNMAIFHDDQHGTAIVILAGLINALKVVNKKLEDSKIVVNGAGAAATAVIKILIKAGVKKENIIVCDEHGTLYENRIENKTEAEKNLAKITNKHNTEAKLKEVIKNKDIFIGLSVGNVLSENMVKKMNKDAIVFALANPDPEINPHIAKKAGARVVATGRSDYPNQINNVLAFPGVFRGALDVRAKEINNEMKLAAAEAIAKIITEVKEDRIIPDPFDKRVVKQVAVSVAKTAQETGVARIVKTEEEIKNHLYKLLS, encoded by the coding sequence ATGTCGATTGATGATAAAGCTTTAGAATTACATAAAAAAAACAGAGGAAAGATTAGTGTTGAAAGTAAAGTGAATTTAAATAATAAGGAAGATTTAAGTTTAGCTTATACACCGGGAGTAGCTGAACCCTGTCGAGAAATAGAAAAGAATTCAGAAAAGGTATATGAATATACTGCAAAAGGAAATTTAGTAGCAGTTGTATCTTCAGGAACAGCTGTACTTGGTTTGGGAGATATTGGTCCTGAGGCTGCTCTTCCTGTTATGGAGGGAAAAGCAGTATTATTTAAAAAATTTGCAGGAATTGATGCTTTTCCACTTTGTGTAGGATCAAAAAAAGTTGATGATATTGTTAATTTTGTTAAATTACTTGAACCAACCTTTGCCGGTATTAATCTGGAAGATATATCAGCTCCTAAATGTTTTAAAATAGAAGAAAGACTAAAAAAAGAAACTAATATGGCTATATTTCATGATGATCAACATGGTACTGCAATTGTTATTTTAGCAGGTCTTATTAATGCTTTAAAAGTTGTTAATAAAAAATTGGAAGATTCTAAAATAGTAGTCAATGGAGCTGGAGCAGCTGCAACTGCAGTAATTAAAATTTTAATTAAAGCGGGTGTAAAAAAAGAAAATATTATTGTTTGTGATGAACATGGAACTTTATATGAGAATAGAATAGAAAATAAAACTGAAGCTGAAAAAAATTTAGCTAAAATCACCAATAAACATAATACAGAAGCTAAGTTAAAAGAAGTTATAAAAAATAAAGATATTTTTATAGGTTTATCAGTTGGAAACGTCTTAAGTGAAAATATGGTAAAAAAGATGAATAAGGATGCCATTGTCTTTGCTCTCGCAAATCCTGATCCAGAAATAAACCCTCATATTGCTAAAAAAGCTGGGGCTAGAGTGGTTGCAACAGGTCGATCTGATTATCCGAATCAAATTAATAATGTTCTTGCTTTTCCCGGGGTATTTCGAGGTGCCTTGGATGTTAGAGCTAAAGAAATAAATAATGAAATGAAATTAGCAGCAGCTGAAGCAATAGCTAAAATAATTACCGAGGTAAAAGAAGATAGAATAATTCCGGATCCTTTTGATAAAAGAGTAGTTAAACAGGTAGCGGTTTCGGTAGCGAAAACTGCACAAGAAACTGGAGTTGCAAGAATAGTAAAGACAGAAGAAGAGATTAAAAATCATTTATATAAGCTTTTATCATAA
- the coaD gene encoding pantetheine-phosphate adenylyltransferase, producing the protein MLPRIVYPGSFDPITNGHLNIIERASNVFDEIIVSVFRNPSKDPLFTMDERVELLEKSTADIKGVKVDSFSGLTMQYVKSKNASAILRGLRAVSDFEGEFQMASMNRELDGDIETVFFMTDAKYAFLSSSVVKEVAQFNGDVSSLVPECVSDALEEKYHKGEF; encoded by the coding sequence ATGTTACCACGAATTGTTTACCCCGGTAGTTTTGATCCAATTACTAATGGTCATTTGAATATTATCGAAAGAGCTTCAAATGTTTTTGATGAAATAATAGTATCAGTTTTTAGAAATCCTTCAAAAGATCCTTTATTTACGATGGATGAAAGAGTAGAATTACTAGAAAAAAGCACTGCTGATATTAAAGGGGTTAAAGTTGATAGTTTTTCTGGTTTAACAATGCAGTATGTTAAATCCAAGAATGCTTCTGCCATTTTACGTGGTTTAAGAGCTGTTTCAGATTTTGAAGGAGAATTTCAAATGGCTTCAATGAATAGAGAGTTGGATGGAGATATAGAAACTGTTTTTTTTATGACTGATGCTAAATATGCATTTTTAAGCTCCAGTGTAGTTAAGGAAGTAGCTCAATTTAATGGAGATGTAAGCAGTTTGGTGCCTGAATGTGTTTCTGATGCTTTAGAAGAGAAATATCACAAAGGCGAGTTTTAA
- the rsgA gene encoding ribosome small subunit-dependent GTPase A, producing the protein MQKGIITKTIGGFFFVGDEDRNIIRTKIRGRIQKMVYPGDKVGFKDKIIEEVYPRENLLHRPKIANVDQVVLVLALSHPEFDRTLFDRFLVLLEAFNLDIVIAINKIDLAKKENINLPNLNDYNEAGYNIVYISAKKEKNIEKLYPFLKDKVSVLTGPSGVGKSTLINSLIENADMETREVSKKLKRGVQTTRHVELIPLKKGGWLADTPGFTSLDINKIKSEKLKYLFPEFNGYLAKCKFSTCSHTHEPGCALKKAVKDGEISKKRYESYKKFYNEIKEKE; encoded by the coding sequence ATGCAAAAAGGTATTATAACAAAAACAATTGGAGGATTCTTCTTTGTAGGAGATGAAGATAGAAATATAATAAGAACAAAAATTAGAGGTAGAATTCAAAAAATGGTTTATCCTGGAGATAAAGTTGGCTTTAAAGATAAAATAATAGAGGAAGTTTATCCTCGTGAAAATTTACTTCATCGACCAAAAATTGCCAATGTTGATCAGGTAGTATTAGTTTTAGCTTTATCTCATCCTGAATTCGATCGTACACTATTTGATAGATTTCTTGTTTTATTGGAAGCATTTAATTTAGATATTGTTATAGCAATAAATAAAATAGATCTGGCAAAAAAAGAAAATATAAATTTACCAAATTTAAATGACTACAATGAGGCAGGTTATAATATAGTTTATATTTCAGCTAAAAAAGAAAAGAATATTGAAAAATTATATCCTTTTTTGAAAGATAAAGTAAGTGTTCTCACAGGCCCTTCTGGAGTTGGCAAATCAACATTAATTAATTCTTTAATTGAAAATGCGGATATGGAAACCCGAGAGGTAAGCAAAAAACTGAAAAGAGGAGTTCAAACTACAAGACATGTAGAATTAATTCCCTTGAAAAAAGGTGGCTGGTTAGCAGATACACCTGGATTTACTTCTTTGGATATAAATAAAATAAAAAGTGAAAAATTAAAATATCTTTTTCCAGAATTTAATGGATATTTAGCAAAATGCAAATTTAGTACCTGCAGTCATACCCATGAACCAGGATGTGCTCTCAAAAAAGCAGTTAAAGATGGCGAAATATCTAAAAAAAGATACGAATCTTATAAGAAATTTTATAATGAGATTAAAGAAAAGGAGTGA
- a CDS encoding Asp23/Gls24 family envelope stress response protein has protein sequence MEKEWSNEFGRVIISQEVIETVSGLAAMECYGLVGMSSHNMQDGIADLLGWENISKGIEVDIDDDKVKLELNIIVEYGTNIQEVAHNVMNRVKYVIEENVGIHVEEININIQGVRVGDVDK, from the coding sequence ATGGAAAAAGAATGGAGTAATGAATTTGGTCGAGTAATTATTTCCCAGGAAGTAATAGAAACTGTTTCTGGTTTGGCTGCTATGGAATGTTATGGCCTTGTTGGCATGTCTTCTCATAATATGCAGGATGGTATTGCTGATTTATTAGGATGGGAAAATATTAGTAAAGGTATTGAAGTAGATATTGATGATGATAAAGTAAAACTTGAATTAAATATTATTGTAGAATATGGAACTAATATTCAGGAAGTAGCTCATAATGTAATGAATAGAGTAAAATATGTTATAGAAGAAAATGTAGGAATTCATGTAGAAGAAATTAATATAAATATTCAGGGAGTGAGGGTTGGAGATGTCGATAAATAA
- a CDS encoding DAK2 domain-containing protein, protein MSINKETYEPANRIDGKEFKKMLYSSLKLLKKNQSYIDSLNVFPVPDGDTGTNMYLTYKEAIEEVKNLNSDRVDEITSALAQGALMGARGNSGVILSQLLRGFSQANERVKNLNTKNLAAGIENASKIAYQGVLKPVEGTILTVSRKAGEEAQSSYEDGYDILGILENTYEAAEKALEKTPEQLPKLKEAGVVDAGGVGFVTILKAVYKELKGDLSFSHETELEVVETEEKEVSTEKLEYTYCTQTLIYTKEEVDTINIEKIREELQEYGDSLMVVGSGNIIKIHIHSNNPGRILEYALNFGDIGDISIDNMERQKEHKESAEVAKNLNENKTSETKVSEEKKLTKVDKDIGIISVAKGNGMKNIMKDLGVDIIISGGQSMNPSTNDFVEAIKQLDVDKIIILPNNKNIISAAKQSMHLTDKELAVIETKSIPEAISSLLVFNDQAELSDLKEAMEGETDYVKTAEITTAVKDSQLKGFKIKEGDIIGILDGEIEVHGENYEEVVLKLFEKKLDDEDLITIYYGEDVTEEEAEDLKNQLKEKFNLDEIEIYNGGQPLYPYIISLE, encoded by the coding sequence ATGTCGATAAATAAAGAAACTTATGAACCGGCAAATCGCATAGATGGTAAAGAGTTTAAAAAAATGCTTTACTCATCATTAAAACTATTAAAGAAAAATCAATCTTATATTGATTCGCTTAATGTCTTTCCAGTACCAGATGGTGATACTGGAACTAATATGTATTTGACTTATAAAGAAGCTATAGAAGAAGTTAAAAATTTAAATTCTGATCGTGTTGATGAAATAACTTCTGCTCTTGCTCAGGGAGCATTAATGGGAGCTAGAGGTAATTCAGGAGTTATATTATCTCAACTTCTTAGAGGTTTTTCACAGGCAAATGAAAGAGTTAAAAATTTAAATACCAAAAATTTAGCAGCTGGAATTGAGAATGCCTCCAAAATTGCCTATCAGGGTGTATTAAAACCTGTTGAAGGTACTATTTTAACTGTATCTCGTAAAGCAGGTGAAGAAGCTCAATCATCTTATGAAGATGGTTATGATATACTTGGAATATTAGAAAATACTTATGAGGCTGCTGAAAAAGCTTTAGAAAAAACTCCGGAACAATTACCTAAATTAAAAGAAGCAGGTGTTGTTGATGCAGGTGGAGTAGGTTTTGTAACTATTCTTAAAGCAGTTTATAAAGAATTAAAAGGTGATTTGAGTTTTTCTCATGAAACTGAATTAGAAGTTGTAGAAACTGAGGAAAAAGAAGTTAGTACTGAAAAATTAGAATACACTTATTGTACACAAACTTTAATATATACTAAAGAAGAAGTTGATACTATTAATATTGAAAAAATAAGAGAAGAACTTCAGGAATATGGAGATTCTCTAATGGTAGTAGGTTCTGGTAATATTATTAAAATTCATATTCATAGCAATAATCCTGGAAGAATACTGGAATATGCACTAAATTTTGGAGATATAGGTGATATTAGTATTGATAATATGGAAAGACAAAAAGAGCATAAAGAATCAGCAGAAGTAGCTAAAAATCTTAATGAAAATAAAACCAGTGAAACAAAAGTTAGTGAAGAAAAAAAGCTAACTAAAGTTGATAAAGATATAGGTATAATCTCAGTTGCAAAAGGTAATGGAATGAAAAATATTATGAAAGATCTTGGTGTAGACATAATAATTAGTGGTGGTCAATCCATGAATCCCAGTACTAATGATTTTGTAGAAGCTATTAAGCAACTTGATGTAGATAAAATAATTATTCTTCCAAATAATAAAAATATAATTTCTGCTGCTAAACAATCAATGCATCTTACAGATAAAGAATTAGCTGTAATTGAAACTAAATCAATACCTGAGGCGATCTCGTCCTTATTAGTATTTAATGATCAGGCTGAGCTTAGTGATTTAAAAGAAGCAATGGAAGGTGAAACTGATTATGTCAAGACAGCTGAAATAACAACTGCTGTTAAAGATTCTCAGTTAAAAGGTTTTAAAATAAAAGAGGGCGATATAATAGGCATTTTAGATGGTGAAATAGAGGTTCATGGTGAAAACTATGAAGAAGTTGTCTTAAAATTATTTGAAAAAAAATTAGATGATGAAGATTTAATAACTATTTATTATGGTGAGGATGTTACTGAAGAAGAAGCTGAAGATTTAAAAAATCAATTGAAAGAAAAATTCAATTTAGATGAAATAGAAATATATAATGGCGGACAGCCACTTTACCCTTATATTATTTCTCTAGAATAA
- a CDS encoding Fe-S-containing hydro-lyase, with protein MKLKTPLTQKDIESLKSGDKVKLSGIIYTARDAAHAKLIELINQKKELPIPLEGQVIYYVGPAPAKPGEVIGAAGPTTSYRMDPYTPQLFKKGLKAVIGKGQRSKKVKKSMIKNKSIYLGAVGGAGALLAKCIKSSEIVAYPELGAEAIRKLEVVDMPLIVINDIYGNDIYEQE; from the coding sequence TTGAAATTAAAAACTCCATTAACTCAAAAAGATATTGAATCTTTAAAATCTGGTGATAAAGTAAAATTATCGGGGATCATATATACAGCTCGTGATGCTGCTCATGCAAAATTAATAGAGTTAATTAATCAAAAAAAAGAATTACCGATTCCTTTGGAAGGTCAGGTGATTTATTATGTAGGTCCTGCTCCGGCCAAACCGGGAGAAGTTATAGGGGCTGCGGGCCCGACTACAAGTTATAGAATGGATCCCTATACACCTCAATTATTTAAAAAAGGTTTAAAAGCAGTAATTGGAAAAGGACAGAGGTCTAAAAAAGTGAAAAAATCAATGATAAAAAATAAAAGTATTTATCTTGGTGCTGTAGGTGGAGCAGGGGCTTTGTTGGCCAAATGTATTAAGAGTTCAGAAATTGTAGCATATCCTGAACTTGGAGCAGAAGCTATAAGAAAACTGGAAGTTGTAGACATGCCATTAATAGTAATAAATGATATTTATGGGAATGATATATATGAGCAGGAGTGA
- the rpmB gene encoding 50S ribosomal protein L28 — protein MSRVCDVCGKGSNNGNRVRRRGKAKKKGGVGRNVTNVSQNTQKPNLTKVKAMVNGSPKRIKVCTECLKAGRVDRVY, from the coding sequence ATGTCTAGAGTATGTGACGTTTGTGGAAAAGGATCCAATAATGGTAATAGAGTAAGAAGAAGAGGTAAAGCCAAGAAAAAAGGTGGAGTAGGTAGAAATGTAACAAATGTTTCTCAAAATACACAAAAACCTAATCTCACTAAAGTAAAAGCTATGGTAAATGGATCACCAAAAAGAATTAAAGTCTGTACAGAATGTCTCAAAGCTGGCAGAGTTGATAGAGTTTATTAA
- the rsmD gene encoding 16S rRNA (guanine(966)-N(2))-methyltransferase RsmD yields MRIIAGKAGSIKLKSINNSNTRPTLDRVKEAMFSMLIPYLQNANVLDLFAGFGGLGLEAVSRGASNAVLVERSRKNVKVIKENIDLCNFQDKVTVIQDDVFNFLESTNEKFNIILMDPPYKKEFGEKLLSKIKRNNILNEKGIIVLEHSKKENLTKQYNLLKIKDKKYGDTKLTFFENREEI; encoded by the coding sequence ATGCGTATTATTGCTGGTAAAGCTGGAAGTATAAAATTAAAAAGTATAAACAATTCAAATACCAGACCAACATTAGATAGAGTAAAAGAAGCAATGTTTAGTATGCTGATACCCTATTTGCAGAATGCAAATGTTCTGGATCTTTTTGCTGGATTTGGAGGATTAGGATTAGAAGCAGTTAGTAGAGGAGCATCTAACGCAGTCCTTGTAGAAAGAAGCAGAAAAAATGTCAAAGTAATAAAAGAAAATATTGATTTATGTAATTTTCAAGACAAAGTAACAGTTATTCAGGATGATGTTTTTAATTTTTTAGAATCAACAAATGAAAAATTTAATATTATATTAATGGATCCTCCTTATAAAAAAGAATTTGGGGAAAAATTATTAAGTAAGATTAAAAGAAATAATATTCTAAATGAAAAAGGAATAATTGTTTTAGAACATAGCAAAAAAGAAAATTTAACAAAGCAATATAATTTATTAAAAATCAAAGATAAAAAGTATGGTGATACAAAACTTACTTTTTTCGAAAACAGGGAGGAAATTTGA
- the recG gene encoding ATP-dependent DNA helicase RecG, producing the protein MNRKIPNSVQFVKGVGPKGAELLAKLDISTVRNLLYFFPRDYIDRSEIVNISEAKVGESVTIKAVVERVKLINVRKGLNILKIFFSDGSGELSAIWFNQDYLKNTFSKGKTYYISGEIDEESWRKYKKKEITNPVYEKADKDIQIHTGRVVPFYHLTKGLSQRRMRKILYYGLYDYAVHLEDPLPDYIKEKYNYIDLEKSLWGLHFPESRGHYIQAYKRLAFEEFFFLQLQILEQKKGMISKKGIVHDGDNNKINDFLNSLSFELTGAQKRVWQEIKNNMDSKKPMQRLLQGDVGSGKTIIAALSLIEAVSSGYQGVFMAPTEILAEQHYFRLEEIFEKYDLGILLLSGGLNKKEREEKLKKIKENKADIIVGTHALFQEDIEYSKLSLIVIDEQHRFGVEQRYKMKEKGKNPDLLVMTATPIPRSLALTIYGDLDVSVIDEMPPGRKEVKTFWRKSTDKDEVYNFVKEELNKGRQAYIVCPLIEPSAEIEAVSATEIKEKLDKTYFQDFDVELLHSQIKKEEKNDIMDNYHKGKIDVLVSTTVIEVGVDVPNASMMVIENSERFGLAQLHQLRGRVGRGEHQSYCILISDPNTSDAYERLKVMTATEDGFKIAEKDLEIRGPGEFFGSKQHGIPDFKVASLIKDQKILNLARDEAQNLIEMDNWPKKYPKLKKRIKELELKL; encoded by the coding sequence ATGAACAGAAAAATCCCCAATAGTGTTCAGTTTGTCAAAGGTGTAGGTCCTAAAGGAGCTGAACTTTTAGCAAAACTTGATATTTCAACTGTTAGAAATCTATTATATTTCTTTCCAAGAGATTATATAGATAGATCAGAAATAGTTAATATTTCAGAAGCTAAAGTTGGGGAAAGTGTTACAATTAAAGCTGTTGTAGAAAGGGTAAAGCTTATTAATGTTAGAAAAGGTTTAAATATATTAAAAATATTTTTTTCTGATGGTAGTGGTGAACTATCTGCTATTTGGTTTAATCAGGATTATCTGAAAAACACCTTTTCCAAAGGTAAAACTTATTATATTAGTGGAGAAATAGATGAAGAAAGCTGGAGAAAATATAAAAAAAAGGAAATTACTAATCCTGTCTATGAAAAAGCAGATAAAGATATTCAAATTCATACAGGCAGGGTTGTTCCTTTTTATCATTTAACTAAAGGTTTATCTCAGCGTAGGATGAGAAAGATACTCTACTATGGTTTATATGACTATGCAGTTCATCTTGAAGATCCTCTTCCTGATTATATTAAAGAAAAATATAATTATATTGATCTGGAAAAAAGTCTATGGGGACTTCATTTTCCTGAAAGTAGAGGTCATTATATTCAGGCTTATAAACGATTGGCTTTTGAAGAATTTTTCTTTTTACAACTTCAAATATTAGAACAAAAAAAGGGAATGATTTCTAAAAAAGGTATTGTTCATGATGGAGATAATAATAAAATTAATGATTTTTTAAATTCCCTTTCTTTTGAATTAACTGGAGCTCAAAAAAGAGTCTGGCAGGAAATTAAAAACAACATGGATTCAAAAAAACCTATGCAGAGGCTTTTACAGGGAGATGTAGGATCCGGGAAAACAATAATTGCTGCTCTTTCATTAATTGAAGCAGTAAGCAGTGGATATCAGGGAGTTTTTATGGCTCCTACAGAAATTTTAGCTGAACAGCATTATTTTCGTTTGGAAGAAATTTTTGAAAAATATGATTTAGGTATTTTGCTTTTAAGTGGTGGATTAAATAAAAAAGAAAGAGAAGAAAAATTAAAAAAGATAAAAGAAAATAAAGCTGATATAATAGTTGGTACTCATGCTTTATTTCAGGAAGATATTGAATATAGTAAACTAAGTTTAATTGTCATAGATGAACAGCATCGTTTTGGAGTAGAGCAAAGATATAAAATGAAAGAAAAAGGTAAAAATCCTGATTTGCTTGTAATGACAGCTACTCCAATTCCAAGATCACTTGCTTTAACTATCTATGGTGATCTGGATGTATCTGTAATAGATGAAATGCCACCTGGTAGAAAAGAAGTGAAGACTTTTTGGAGAAAAAGTACAGATAAAGATGAAGTTTATAATTTTGTTAAGGAAGAATTAAATAAAGGAAGGCAGGCTTATATAGTTTGTCCCTTGATTGAACCTTCAGCTGAAATTGAAGCAGTATCTGCAACTGAAATTAAAGAAAAATTGGATAAAACATATTTTCAAGATTTTGATGTAGAATTATTACACAGTCAGATAAAAAAAGAAGAAAAAAATGATATTATGGATAATTATCATAAAGGTAAAATAGATGTATTAGTATCAACTACCGTTATAGAAGTTGGTGTTGATGTTCCTAATGCTTCTATGATGGTAATTGAAAATTCAGAAAGATTTGGGCTTGCTCAATTACATCAATTAAGAGGAAGAGTTGGTAGAGGAGAACACCAATCTTACTGTATTCTTATTTCTGATCCAAATACTTCTGATGCTTATGAAAGACTTAAAGTAATGACAGCTACTGAAGATGGTTTTAAAATAGCAGAAAAAGATCTTGAAATAAGAGGACCTGGAGAATTTTTTGGTAGTAAACAACATGGTATACCTGATTTTAAAGTAGCCAGTTTAATTAAAGATCAGAAGATATTAAATTTGGCCCGTGATGAAGCTCAAAATTTAATTGAAATGGATAATTGGCCTAAAAAATATCCTAAATTGAAAAAGAGAATTAAAGAATTAGAATTAAAATTATAA
- the rpe gene encoding ribulose-phosphate 3-epimerase, producing MVEFAPSLLASDFSNLREEVKKIEKAEYLHLDVMDGHFVPNLTFGPKLISDLREYSDLKFDTHLMIDNPEKYIEIYAEAGSDLITIHEESSKHTHRLIQQIKDTGCKAGIALNPATPIDNLEYILPELDLVLIMSVNPGFGGQSFIPQILVKIERLATVIEKRGLDLKIAVDGGINDNNIIDVVRSGAEIIVAGSAIFKSSDPAGTIEKFRNKVNPEEIKKD from the coding sequence ATGGTAGAATTTGCACCTTCTTTACTGGCATCAGATTTTAGTAATCTAAGAGAAGAAGTTAAAAAAATTGAAAAAGCTGAATATTTACATTTGGATGTTATGGATGGTCATTTTGTTCCCAATCTGACTTTTGGGCCAAAATTAATAAGTGATTTAAGAGAATATAGTGATTTAAAATTTGATACTCATTTAATGATAGATAATCCAGAAAAATATATTGAAATTTATGCTGAAGCAGGCAGTGATTTAATCACAATCCATGAAGAAAGCAGTAAACATACTCATCGCTTGATTCAACAGATAAAAGATACAGGTTGTAAAGCAGGTATAGCCTTAAATCCTGCTACTCCAATTGATAATCTGGAATACATATTACCTGAACTTGATTTGGTTTTAATAATGTCAGTTAATCCAGGTTTTGGCGGTCAAAGTTTTATACCTCAAATTTTAGTTAAAATTGAGAGACTGGCAACTGTAATAGAAAAAAGAGGTTTGGATCTAAAAATTGCAGTTGATGGAGGTATAAATGATAATAATATTATTGATGTAGTGAGATCAGGTGCTGAAATAATTGTGGCCGGGTCTGCTATTTTCAAATCCAGCGATCCTGCCGGTACTATAGAAAAATTTCGTAATAAAGTTAATCCAGAAGAAATAAAAAAAGATTGA